One window of Athalia rosae chromosome 4, iyAthRosa1.1, whole genome shotgun sequence genomic DNA carries:
- the LOC105687483 gene encoding kinesin-like protein KIF21A isoform X2, translating to MADDSSVRVAVRIRPQVAREVIDMCRVCTQVPAGEPQVFLGPDKAFTYDHVFDTGVGQSTIYEACVARLVDGALDGYNATVLAYGQTGSGKTYTMGTGFDVEIDDTVIGIIPRAITHLYNGILEKQERARERGQMPPEFKVTAQFLELYNEELKDLLEPGGPRGGARIHEDTSGSIHLAGVEPRNITSPEEALECLRLGALSRTTGSTQMNTQSSRSHAIFTLHVKQQRCVKVEDPDADVDTSGTEPASEFETLTAKFHFVDLAGSERLKRTGATGDRAKEGISINCGLLALGNVISALGDKTKKVLHVPYRDSKLTRLLQDSLGGNSQTVMIACVSPSDRDFMETLSTLKYANRARNIKNKVTINQDKSSRTITSLRREIQQLQLELMEYRQGKRVVGEDGMNDAWHENQMLTSELTSLRTRVKALSETVDALTAKNALLLAEKATGHWLSAGESGSDDVTSLVQGYLQEIEELRARLLEAEAMYQQLKKRKNQVNAANPYGESSYVFHSDSSSVLVEAKKELQKEISTLAILKGQHGPNSNTSPRMDGEDGEHEENDNVQESMSEDESEDDSDRKEEDEEEEAMGRELEALTSDIDVKQRLIQELELSQRRLQSMKQHYEDKLTQLQARIKNTTEERDKVLSSLQQHPAPPTEKVKKLRDEYERKLSSMQKEVRLLQSAKKEHARLLRSQSQSENRLRGLRNELAEMKRAKVKLLNKMREEAHRHKENELRRNREIAQLRKESRKNANMIRTLEADKKMKEVVLRRKQEEVTALRKRDRGLSQKAAGRTEPKEKSPKALKQRWQTFERTIIKQALAKQAAAETEREMERLLQEREELGRDLERLQKRRALNAATIGDTGDIDEEIDNVKSKISYLQDSIAECQHDMVEMGDVEGEGEPGAEALVSTIKSVDEARYLLDRMLAFTVEQSCMAAQRQSEVRDMKTRLNQVAQESDVQHQLLEHVLRDRDLLSLTNNHQNNPSVYSSPSSRSSSPDNNDTYTQVISGSEEKQHKTNKVRRRTTQPQELLYGVGMGSNVTKADEDQNQNHNHPLTRVPSAPGSLKGLVLTRSQYAAGVVGGSPTLNRRDSTSPRPLRRPLHPGGGSMEQVGLTDVSSPPGSPTAYRRFNSREENVFSRLTASRQPLPSDPQPTKGVITQYQGKAQPRAVLQCSHVAEGHSKAVLTICATNDRLFSGSKDRTVKVWDLGTGLESMTLSGHPNNVVAVKFSVEYRLLFSVSAAYVKVWDLRTGNSCIKTLFSSGQAQSGPLALSTPSRTLQLPVGETTINDVALSLDEKELYTATSDKVRIWDLRKLTYTGRLSTAHTAAVMCLAVAADGTVITGSKDHLIALVEPNASGQSVSLAPPHYDGVQCLATYSSTLFSGSRDMCIKRWDLKKMELVQSLNNAHKDWVLGLCTVNHGSILVSGCRGGSLRAWSVPRDQSAECSLLGEVRAHSSAINAVVTNQQHVFTASNDGTVKLWHYYKRDLRQRSNSLKR from the exons ATGGCTGATGATTCTAGCGTTCGAGTGGCCGtcag GATACGACCTCAAGTAGCTCGTGAGGTTATCGATATGTGCAGAGTCTGTACTCAAGTACCTGCAGGAGAACCACAAGTCTTTCTTGGACCAGACAAAGCATTCACTTATGACCATGTTTTTGATACGGGCGTTGGACAAAGTACCATATACGAGGCTTGCGTTGCCCGTCTAGTTGATGGTGCTCTAGATGGTTATAATGCAACTGTTCTTGCCTATGGTCAGACTGGCTCTGGTAAAACATATACTATGGGCACAGGTTTTGATGTTGAAATAGATGATACTGTCATCGGAATTATACCTAGAGCAATTACCCATTTGTATAATGGAATATTGGAAAAGCAAGAGCGGGCTAGGGAACGGGGACAAATGCCACCAGAGTTCAAG GTGACAGCACAATTCCTTGAATTGTACAACGAAGAGCTCAAAGATTTGTTGGAACCGGGTGGTCCAAGAGGAGGAGCCCGTATTCACGAGGATACATCTGGTAGTATTCATTTGGCTGGTGTAGAGCCTAGAAATATAACTTCACCGGAAGAAGCTTTGGAGTGCCTCCGTCTTGGAGCTCTTTCTCGGACCACCGGTTCGACACAAATGAACACACAGTCCTCGAGGTCACATGCTATCTTCACACTTCATGTAAAACAGCAGCGTTGTGTTAAAGTTGAAGATCCTGATGCAGACGTAGACACTAGCGGTACCGAACCAGCTAGTGAATTTGAAACACTAACTGCAAAGTTTCATTTTGTGGATTTGGCAGGTTCAGAAAGGCTGAAAAGAACAGGAGCAACTGGGGACAGAGCTAAAGAAGGAATCTCTATAAATTGTGGTTTG CTGGCTCTAGGTAACGTAATCTCAGCCCTTGgagacaaaacaaaaaaagttctaCACGTTCCGTATAGAGATTCAAAACTGACTAGGCTTCTGCAGGATTCATTAGGTGGCAACAGTCAAACTGTCATGATTGCTTGTGTATCACCAAGTGATCGTGATTTCATGGAGACACTGAGTACGTTGAAATATGCCAACAGAGCCAGAAACATCAAGAACAAAGTGACGATCAATCAAGACAAAAGCTCGCGAACTATTACCTCCCTTCGTAGAGAAATACAACAACTTCAATTAGAATTAATGGAATATAGACAGG GCAAAAGAGTGGTCGGTGAAGATGGCATGAATGATGCATGGCATGAAAATCAGATGCTAACCAGTGAATTGACTAGTCTTCGTACTAGAGTGAAGGCACTATCCGAGACTGTAGATGCTCTTACTGCCAAAAACGCTCTCCTCTTAGCAGAAAAGGCAACAGGCCATTGGTTGTCTGCTGGAGAAAGTGGCAGTGATGATGTTACCAGTCTAGTTCAAGGCTATCtacaagaaattgaagaactgCGAGCACGTTTACTAGAAGCTGAGGCGATGTATCAGCAgctcaaaaaaagaaagaatcag GTCAATGCAGCAAACCCTTATGGAGAATCGTCCTATGTGTTTCACAGCGATTCTTCTTCTGTTCTTGTGGAAGCTAAGAAAGAATTACAAAAAGAAATCAGTACATTGGCAATACTAAAGGGACAACATGGACCTAATTCCAACACAAGCCCCAGAATGGATGGAGAAGACGGGGAACACGAGGAAAATGATAACGTTCAAGAATCCATGAGTGAAGATGAGTCTGAGGATGATTCTGATCGGAAAG aagaagatgaagaggagGAAGCGATGGGCCGAGAATTAGAGGCTCTGACATCCGACATAGATGTCAAGCAGCGCTTGATTCAGGAATTAGAATTATCTCAAAGAAGGTTACAATCGATGAAACAACATTATGAAGATAAACTGACTCAGTTACAAGCTCGCATCAAAAATACGACAGAGGAGAGAGACAAAGTTTTGTCCTCACTTCAGCAACATCCTGCACCACCAactgaaaaagtgaaaaaattacgggATGAATATGAACGCAAGCTATCTTCAATGCAAAAAGAAGTACGCTTGCTTCAATCAGCGAAAAAAGAGCACGCGAGATTACTCCGTAGCCAATCCCAGAGCGAAAATCGGCTTAGAGGCTTAAGAAATGAATTAGCAGAGATGAAGAGGGCAAAAGTCAAGTTACTCAACAAAATGAGGGAAGAGGCACATAGACATAAAGAGAATGAGTTGAGACGCAACAGGGAAATAGCCCAGTTGCGTAAAGAGAGTAGGAAAAATGCTAATATGATTAGAACTTTAGAagcagataaaaaaatgaaggaagtaGTCTTACGGCGAAAGCAGGAAGAAGTGACCGCTTTGAGGAAACGTGATAGAGGATTGAGTCAAAAGGCTGCTGGTAGAACTGAACCAAAAGAGAAGAGCCCCAAGGCTCTAAAACAAAGATGGCAAACATTTGAAAGAACCATCATAAAACAGGCTTTGGCAAAACAGGCTGCTGCTGAAACTGAACGAGAAATGGAGAGACTGTTacaagagagagaagagtTAGGTAGAGATTTAGAGAGGCTCCAAAAACGAAGGGCTCTTAATGCTGCGACTATTGGTGATACGGGTGATATAGATGAAGAAATTGATAACGTCAAAAGCAAAATAAGCTACCTTCAA GATAGCATAGCTGAATGTCAGCATGATATGGTAGAAATGGGAGATGTTGAGGGCGAGGGCGAACCAGGTGCTGAGGCGTTGGTTTCTACAATAAAATCAGTGGACGAAGCACGTTATTTATTAGACAGAATGCTAGCATTCACTGTGGAACAAAGTTGTATGGCTGCACAAAGGCAATCGGAGGTCCGCGATATGAAAACTCGACTAAACCAAGTTGCCCAAGAAAGTGATGTTCAACATCAGCTACTTGAACATGTCTTGAGGGATAGAGATCTCTTATCTCTCACTAATAACCATCAGAATAACCCGTCAGTCTACAGCTCTCCTAGTTCGAGGAGTTCGTCCCCTGATAA taATGATACCTATACCCAAGTTATTTCGGGAAGTGAAGAGAAACAACACAAAACCAACAAAGTAAGACGAAGGACAACACAACCTCAAGAACTGCTGTATGGTGTAGGGATGGGTTCAAATGTGACAAAAGCAGATGAGGATCAAAACCAAAACCATAATCATCCACTTACCAGAGTACCCAGTGCTCCTGGGAGCCTCAA AGGATTGGTATTGACCAGAAGCCAATATGCAGCTGGAGTTGTCGGAGGTTCGCCAACATTGAACCGTCGTGACAGTACCTCACCAAGGCCTTTGCGACGACCCCTCCACCCCGGAGGTGGCTCCAT GGAACAGGTAGGGCTGACTGATGTATCATCACCACCTGGTTCACCGACTGCATATCGACGGTTCAATAGTCGAGAAGAAAATGTATTCTCTAGACTAACGGCCAGCAGGCAGCCATTGCCTTCTGACCCTCAGCCGACGAAAGGAGTTATCACCCAGTACCAAGGAAAG GCGCAGCCAAGAGCAGTTTTACAATGTAGTCATGTAGCTGAAGGGCACAGTAAAGCTGTTCTAACTATTTGTGCCACTAATGATCGCCTGTTTAGTGGTTCTAAAG ATCGAACTGTCAAGGTTTGGGATTTGGGAACAGGACTGGAAAGTATGACTCTGAGTGGACATCCAAATAACGTTGTGGCAGTTAAATTCTCTGTCGAGTACCGTCTACTCTTCAGTGTTTCGGCAGCATATGTAAAAGTATGGGATTTAAGAACGGGAAACTCTTGCATCaaaactttattttcatcgggtCAAGCTCAAAGTGGCCCTTTGGCTCTTTCGACACCCTCTCGGACTCTCCAACTCCCAGTTGGAGAAACAACTATTAATGATGTCGCGCTTAGTTTGGATGAGAAAGAATTATATACCGCAACCAGCGACAAAGTTAGAATATGGGACTTGCGCAAGTTAACTTACACCGGTAGACTGAGCACGGCACACACCGCTGCTGTAATGTGCTTGGCCGTTGCCGCCGATGGAACGGTAATCACGGGCAGCAAGGATCACTTAATCGCTCTAGTTGAACCAAATGCATCCGGACAATCGGTCAGCCTTGCACCACCTCACTATGATGGCGTGCAGTGCTTAGCTACGTATAGCTCCACATTATTCTCTG GGTCTCGGGATATGTGCATTAAAAGATGGGATCTAAAGAAGATGGAATTAGTTCAGTCTTTGAACAATGCACACAAAGATTGGGTTCTGGGATTATGTACAGTGAATCACGGCTCGATTCTAGTTTCCGGATGTCGTGGCGGTTCATTGAGAGCATGGTCAGTACCACGGGATCAGTCCGCAGAATGTAGCCTTTTGGGTGAGGTTCGGGCGCATAGCTCTGCTATCAATGCAGTCGTTACAAATCAGCAGCATGTATTTACAGCAAGCAA TGATGGCACTGTGAAACTATGGCACTACTACAAACGAGATCTACGACAGCGAAGCAACTCATTGAAGCGCTGA
- the LOC105687483 gene encoding kinesin-like protein KIF21A isoform X5, with translation MADDSSVRVAVRIRPQVAREVIDMCRVCTQVPAGEPQVFLGPDKAFTYDHVFDTGVGQSTIYEACVARLVDGALDGYNATVLAYGQTGSGKTYTMGTGFDVEIDDTVIGIIPRAITHLYNGILEKQERARERGQMPPEFKVTAQFLELYNEELKDLLEPGGPRGGARIHEDTSGSIHLAGVEPRNITSPEEALECLRLGALSRTTGSTQMNTQSSRSHAIFTLHVKQQRCVKVEDPDADVDTSGTEPASEFETLTAKFHFVDLAGSERLKRTGATGDRAKEGISINCGLLALGNVISALGDKTKKVLHVPYRDSKLTRLLQDSLGGNSQTVMIACVSPSDRDFMETLSTLKYANRARNIKNKVTINQDKSSRTITSLRREIQQLQLELMEYRQGKRVVGEDGMNDAWHENQMLTSELTSLRTRVKALSETVDALTAKNALLLAEKATGHWLSAGESGSDDVTSLVQGYLQEIEELRARLLEAEAMYQQLKKRKNQVNAANPYGESSYVFHSDSSSVLVEAKKELQKEISTLAILKGQHGPNSNTSPRMDGEDGEHEENDNVQESMSEDESEDDSDRKEEDEEEEAMGRELEALTSDIDVKQRLIQELELSQRRLQSMKQHYEDKLTQLQARIKNTTEERDKVLSSLQQHPAPPTEKVKKLRDEYERKLSSMQKEVRLLQSAKKEHARLLRSQSQSENRLRGLRNELAEMKRAKVKLLNKMREEAHRHKENELRRNREIAQLRKESRKNANMIRTLEADKKMKEVVLRRKQEEVTALRKRDRGLSQKAAGRTEPKEKSPKALKQRWQTFERTIIKQALAKQAAAETEREMERLLQEREELGRDLERLQKRRALNAATIGDTGDIDEEIDNVKSKISYLQDSIAECQHDMVEMGDVEGEGEPGAEALVSTIKSVDEARYLLDRMLAFTVEQSCMAAQRQSEVRDMKTRLNQVAQESDVQHQLLEHVLRDRDLLSLTNNHQNNPSVYSSPSSRSSSPDNNDTYTQVISGSEEKQHKTNKVRRRTTQPQELLYGVGMGSNVTKADEDQNQNHNHPLTRVPSAPGSLKSQYAAGVVGGSPTLNRRDSTSPRPLRRPLHPGGGSMEQVGLTDVSSPPGSPTAYRRFNSREENVFSRLTASRQPLPSDPQPTKGVITQYQGKAQPRAVLQCSHVAEGHSKAVLTICATNDRLFSGSKDRTVKVWDLGTGLESMTLSGHPNNVVAVKFSVEYRLLFSVSAAYVKVWDLRTGNSCIKTLFSSGQAQSGPLALSTPSRTLQLPVGETTINDVALSLDEKELYTATSDKVRIWDLRKLTYTGRLSTAHTAAVMCLAVAADGTVITGSKDHLIALVEPNASGQSVSLAPPHYDGVQCLATYSSTLFSGSRDMCIKRWDLKKMELVQSLNNAHKDWVLGLCTVNHGSILVSGCRGGSLRAWSVPRDQSAECSLLGEVRAHSSAINAVVTNQQHVFTASNSGEVKMWRIPDSSLTMSVSTVSL, from the exons ATGGCTGATGATTCTAGCGTTCGAGTGGCCGtcag GATACGACCTCAAGTAGCTCGTGAGGTTATCGATATGTGCAGAGTCTGTACTCAAGTACCTGCAGGAGAACCACAAGTCTTTCTTGGACCAGACAAAGCATTCACTTATGACCATGTTTTTGATACGGGCGTTGGACAAAGTACCATATACGAGGCTTGCGTTGCCCGTCTAGTTGATGGTGCTCTAGATGGTTATAATGCAACTGTTCTTGCCTATGGTCAGACTGGCTCTGGTAAAACATATACTATGGGCACAGGTTTTGATGTTGAAATAGATGATACTGTCATCGGAATTATACCTAGAGCAATTACCCATTTGTATAATGGAATATTGGAAAAGCAAGAGCGGGCTAGGGAACGGGGACAAATGCCACCAGAGTTCAAG GTGACAGCACAATTCCTTGAATTGTACAACGAAGAGCTCAAAGATTTGTTGGAACCGGGTGGTCCAAGAGGAGGAGCCCGTATTCACGAGGATACATCTGGTAGTATTCATTTGGCTGGTGTAGAGCCTAGAAATATAACTTCACCGGAAGAAGCTTTGGAGTGCCTCCGTCTTGGAGCTCTTTCTCGGACCACCGGTTCGACACAAATGAACACACAGTCCTCGAGGTCACATGCTATCTTCACACTTCATGTAAAACAGCAGCGTTGTGTTAAAGTTGAAGATCCTGATGCAGACGTAGACACTAGCGGTACCGAACCAGCTAGTGAATTTGAAACACTAACTGCAAAGTTTCATTTTGTGGATTTGGCAGGTTCAGAAAGGCTGAAAAGAACAGGAGCAACTGGGGACAGAGCTAAAGAAGGAATCTCTATAAATTGTGGTTTG CTGGCTCTAGGTAACGTAATCTCAGCCCTTGgagacaaaacaaaaaaagttctaCACGTTCCGTATAGAGATTCAAAACTGACTAGGCTTCTGCAGGATTCATTAGGTGGCAACAGTCAAACTGTCATGATTGCTTGTGTATCACCAAGTGATCGTGATTTCATGGAGACACTGAGTACGTTGAAATATGCCAACAGAGCCAGAAACATCAAGAACAAAGTGACGATCAATCAAGACAAAAGCTCGCGAACTATTACCTCCCTTCGTAGAGAAATACAACAACTTCAATTAGAATTAATGGAATATAGACAGG GCAAAAGAGTGGTCGGTGAAGATGGCATGAATGATGCATGGCATGAAAATCAGATGCTAACCAGTGAATTGACTAGTCTTCGTACTAGAGTGAAGGCACTATCCGAGACTGTAGATGCTCTTACTGCCAAAAACGCTCTCCTCTTAGCAGAAAAGGCAACAGGCCATTGGTTGTCTGCTGGAGAAAGTGGCAGTGATGATGTTACCAGTCTAGTTCAAGGCTATCtacaagaaattgaagaactgCGAGCACGTTTACTAGAAGCTGAGGCGATGTATCAGCAgctcaaaaaaagaaagaatcag GTCAATGCAGCAAACCCTTATGGAGAATCGTCCTATGTGTTTCACAGCGATTCTTCTTCTGTTCTTGTGGAAGCTAAGAAAGAATTACAAAAAGAAATCAGTACATTGGCAATACTAAAGGGACAACATGGACCTAATTCCAACACAAGCCCCAGAATGGATGGAGAAGACGGGGAACACGAGGAAAATGATAACGTTCAAGAATCCATGAGTGAAGATGAGTCTGAGGATGATTCTGATCGGAAAG aagaagatgaagaggagGAAGCGATGGGCCGAGAATTAGAGGCTCTGACATCCGACATAGATGTCAAGCAGCGCTTGATTCAGGAATTAGAATTATCTCAAAGAAGGTTACAATCGATGAAACAACATTATGAAGATAAACTGACTCAGTTACAAGCTCGCATCAAAAATACGACAGAGGAGAGAGACAAAGTTTTGTCCTCACTTCAGCAACATCCTGCACCACCAactgaaaaagtgaaaaaattacgggATGAATATGAACGCAAGCTATCTTCAATGCAAAAAGAAGTACGCTTGCTTCAATCAGCGAAAAAAGAGCACGCGAGATTACTCCGTAGCCAATCCCAGAGCGAAAATCGGCTTAGAGGCTTAAGAAATGAATTAGCAGAGATGAAGAGGGCAAAAGTCAAGTTACTCAACAAAATGAGGGAAGAGGCACATAGACATAAAGAGAATGAGTTGAGACGCAACAGGGAAATAGCCCAGTTGCGTAAAGAGAGTAGGAAAAATGCTAATATGATTAGAACTTTAGAagcagataaaaaaatgaaggaagtaGTCTTACGGCGAAAGCAGGAAGAAGTGACCGCTTTGAGGAAACGTGATAGAGGATTGAGTCAAAAGGCTGCTGGTAGAACTGAACCAAAAGAGAAGAGCCCCAAGGCTCTAAAACAAAGATGGCAAACATTTGAAAGAACCATCATAAAACAGGCTTTGGCAAAACAGGCTGCTGCTGAAACTGAACGAGAAATGGAGAGACTGTTacaagagagagaagagtTAGGTAGAGATTTAGAGAGGCTCCAAAAACGAAGGGCTCTTAATGCTGCGACTATTGGTGATACGGGTGATATAGATGAAGAAATTGATAACGTCAAAAGCAAAATAAGCTACCTTCAA GATAGCATAGCTGAATGTCAGCATGATATGGTAGAAATGGGAGATGTTGAGGGCGAGGGCGAACCAGGTGCTGAGGCGTTGGTTTCTACAATAAAATCAGTGGACGAAGCACGTTATTTATTAGACAGAATGCTAGCATTCACTGTGGAACAAAGTTGTATGGCTGCACAAAGGCAATCGGAGGTCCGCGATATGAAAACTCGACTAAACCAAGTTGCCCAAGAAAGTGATGTTCAACATCAGCTACTTGAACATGTCTTGAGGGATAGAGATCTCTTATCTCTCACTAATAACCATCAGAATAACCCGTCAGTCTACAGCTCTCCTAGTTCGAGGAGTTCGTCCCCTGATAA taATGATACCTATACCCAAGTTATTTCGGGAAGTGAAGAGAAACAACACAAAACCAACAAAGTAAGACGAAGGACAACACAACCTCAAGAACTGCTGTATGGTGTAGGGATGGGTTCAAATGTGACAAAAGCAGATGAGGATCAAAACCAAAACCATAATCATCCACTTACCAGAGTACCCAGTGCTCCTGGGAGCCTCAA AAGCCAATATGCAGCTGGAGTTGTCGGAGGTTCGCCAACATTGAACCGTCGTGACAGTACCTCACCAAGGCCTTTGCGACGACCCCTCCACCCCGGAGGTGGCTCCAT GGAACAGGTAGGGCTGACTGATGTATCATCACCACCTGGTTCACCGACTGCATATCGACGGTTCAATAGTCGAGAAGAAAATGTATTCTCTAGACTAACGGCCAGCAGGCAGCCATTGCCTTCTGACCCTCAGCCGACGAAAGGAGTTATCACCCAGTACCAAGGAAAG GCGCAGCCAAGAGCAGTTTTACAATGTAGTCATGTAGCTGAAGGGCACAGTAAAGCTGTTCTAACTATTTGTGCCACTAATGATCGCCTGTTTAGTGGTTCTAAAG ATCGAACTGTCAAGGTTTGGGATTTGGGAACAGGACTGGAAAGTATGACTCTGAGTGGACATCCAAATAACGTTGTGGCAGTTAAATTCTCTGTCGAGTACCGTCTACTCTTCAGTGTTTCGGCAGCATATGTAAAAGTATGGGATTTAAGAACGGGAAACTCTTGCATCaaaactttattttcatcgggtCAAGCTCAAAGTGGCCCTTTGGCTCTTTCGACACCCTCTCGGACTCTCCAACTCCCAGTTGGAGAAACAACTATTAATGATGTCGCGCTTAGTTTGGATGAGAAAGAATTATATACCGCAACCAGCGACAAAGTTAGAATATGGGACTTGCGCAAGTTAACTTACACCGGTAGACTGAGCACGGCACACACCGCTGCTGTAATGTGCTTGGCCGTTGCCGCCGATGGAACGGTAATCACGGGCAGCAAGGATCACTTAATCGCTCTAGTTGAACCAAATGCATCCGGACAATCGGTCAGCCTTGCACCACCTCACTATGATGGCGTGCAGTGCTTAGCTACGTATAGCTCCACATTATTCTCTG GGTCTCGGGATATGTGCATTAAAAGATGGGATCTAAAGAAGATGGAATTAGTTCAGTCTTTGAACAATGCACACAAAGATTGGGTTCTGGGATTATGTACAGTGAATCACGGCTCGATTCTAGTTTCCGGATGTCGTGGCGGTTCATTGAGAGCATGGTCAGTACCACGGGATCAGTCCGCAGAATGTAGCCTTTTGGGTGAGGTTCGGGCGCATAGCTCTGCTATCAATGCAGTCGTTACAAATCAGCAGCATGTATTTACAGCAAGCAA CTCCGGAGAAGTGAAGATGTGGAGAATACCTGACTCTTCGCTTACTATGTCTGTTTCCACAGTCTCACTCTAA